In Helicoverpa armigera isolate CAAS_96S chromosome 22, ASM3070526v1, whole genome shotgun sequence, the genomic stretch TTATTAAATAACATGTCCAGTAATTTTCAGCAGGGAGTAATTTAATTGGGATTCTGTAAAAGAGCCAGAAGAAAAACTGTCAACAAAACCTTTTAAAGTCAACTTCTGATAAACAACAGAAACGATTGTGACTCCAAATTCTcaaaattgatttcaaaatCTCAAATCACAAATGTTTGGGCACATAAAGCCAGTAAGTTGCCGAAATTAAGGCAGCTTAACAGAAAATATCGGAAAGTTGCCGTCAACGAATTTCACAATGTTGAGTCCACAAAGAGTTGCTTCAAACAAAATATCCGTTTCATGAGCCAGTGGGCCGCGGCTCAACATTACTCGATTGCTTGCCGTCCAAGCCAACAGCGAATCATATCGtgcagtttaaaaaaaaagatttagcATCTGTTTTGGCCATATTCCGGCAGCAATGTTTCATAAATAGAACTTCAAATGCGCAATTTATTAGTAGCTTAATCAAATATAGTGTGGTCTTTAACAATAATCAATGTTACAACCTTTTTCTGGGTTTTAATTATAGCTTGGACTAGTGTAAAGACTTACATTATTGCAAAGCCGGAAGAATCTCCATGACTCCGTGACACTGAACAGTCagccattaattaaataaaaccaaatagAGCTTCAATAATCCCGAAACAGGAATGGGCATATTTGTTTCCTATATTGTCACCTGTCCTTAACCTACATTCATTGCAAACTAGTCCATATACACTTGTAAACAATGCCCAATATCCTGTATCCTGGTCTTCTGATATAACCTGACACAAAAGTGTTCGGGCCATTTGTCCGCAATCAATTACCGCTCCCTGAGTTAAAGACATAATAAATTAGCCCCTGACAGAGAAATAAATGAAACTGCTAAGCTTAGGAGTCAACTAAACTAGAGTAATGGATGCCAGTTACCAACTATTGATTAAAGCTTTTTCTGGTGATAAAAACTCGGATTGTAGCTAAGTTTATTACTATGGATTTACTGAAATGGTGGTCGGAGATTAATGGAATAGTCAATATTTGAGACTCAAAATACTGAACTCATTTTAGATGGTAACAGTGGCGCAGAGAACGACGCCATCTTTTTATTTGAGTCTATAACTAACCACATCTGGTTAAGAAATATCCCAGTTTTAATTTCAACAGATTTTAGCatactttttattatacataGGATCGCCGCCGCCCCTGCCTCGCGCCGACCAATTCGTTTCGTCCAACTTGAAACTCGATCGAAAGTCGACAATTTTGCAATCGAAATTTTTGACCCTTCCTCTTTTGAGCTGTAATAAAGAGGCGAACTCGCCCATTCACTGCTGTATTATTCGTAATGCCTCAAAAAGATAAGTTTTTAAAGAGATTGCTTGAAGCACTCGCCAGTGAGTGAGTTTTGATCGGAAACCTTTTAATCTTGCTCGAGGAAGATTGAATTCTGTGAAAGAAACTGTAACGATGGTCACAATAGAAGTTTCAAACGGTGCTGACTCAATGACTCAATGCAGGTCTTGTTGTGCTCATAGTCTTGCTTTTTTTGCTTTTGAGCTGTTTATTGCTCTGAACAACTGTTTTTAAATTGCATTAATCTGTCATGAGCTATTCAAACTATTATTCTTAATCACACGGGTCTTATAAGATAATGTATTATGTGTCCTTACTTTCAATATGATCACTGCAGTCTGCAGTTTTATTTACGTCACAGAATTCATCACAATCATAATTATTCAATCACAATTAGCAAGAACTTTACCTCAAACAGCGCATAAACTGACCCCAAGAATCATTTAACTAGCTGACCATCTCTGACCCTTTGAGGGTCATTTACCCTCTGAACCTCGGTTATCTTGACCGTAACGTTTTGACTGGAGTTCACAATGTTGTGTTAAGTTCACCGCACATTACTGAAACTATCAACCGCATTGATAACCATCAGATAGGCCAACTTCTATGATTGAAATACTTCGAGAAACGGGAGATAAACTTCCAAGGTTGTAAATGGTACTAAGATTAAGGAATTTAGTATTAATAAGAAAGGCTGATTTTTAAGGTCCAGCtaaaatattagaatagaatagaatagaagtttATTACATCATCATCTACCCAGCATTGCTTACGCTTTTAGCTAAGATACCTCCTGCAATGCTATTGAAAATATACATTTGGAAATGAGAAAGATcagtgcaaaaaaatatttcttactacATAAATGTAATTGAAAACTGCACCATGACTGCAgttttaatcttatttattttctagtgaCTGTTTGCGCGCCTCAGGTATGAAAACTTCGCTTCAATCTgggagaataaataaaacactaactCGGTTACAGCGttctgaataataataatatttccagTTTGAGGAGCGCTACCACAAAACCTGAACTTTACCTAAATATTCCTATATAAGCATtacgtaaacaaataaaaatgatgtaCATTTTTACTGTAGTTCGTAAAAATTGTGTACAAGCCCTccataaaacatttgttttgttcAGCCTTGACTCGACTACTGTCGTCCAACAGTAAGTAGCGAACATTCTCCCGCATCTTATCGCTATAAATAACAACTACAATACGAACAAAAGTATCCCATTTCGCGAAAAAAACCCTAAAAAGCtagttttctttgtaaaatatttaaatttttcacaTTTCAGACGTCGGCCGTGAGTTATTTTGTCGCTTTGTTCGCGGACCGCCCCGGCGATCCGTTCCACGCTAATTTATTGATACAACAGGTTTTCCCTGCGGTTTTGCCTGAAATAGACCATGAATTTTTGGAATATTGCGTTTTCAAATACGCGTCCTGCGGTGAACAACAGTTTTACATAGGTGAATAGTTGGAAAGCTTGGCGCTCCATTCGATTCTGACATCAAAGcgtaaattagaaaataattattactaacagcataatttatgaacaaacaaattaactaaTAATCATGGGTAACATTTATGTAATGGTTAGGCTTTGCACGTGACATCAATAAATGGATGAAAATTTATGATTCGTTATTCACTTATGGACTGGCTGATgaacattaaaaacaataacttaatacaGGCAATTTTTTATCGAAACCACTTAATTGACaaccttttataaaaaacactttaaattattttttattaatttttaaatttttgaccCATTACACTAATACACACatgggtaactgagttgaggaggtcagataagcagttgctCCTTATACAACACTCAGCTTCATCCGATTATACTGgaacccgaccccaacatagttgagaaaaggctagtcagacgATAAACTGTACCTATCCCCACGTTTACACAGACACTACAAGGGATGACACACAACAAACACTCGACAAATATGTGAGGCGGCACCGGGCGGCGAGTGTAGGCTAATAGACTTGCAGAGCATTAATATTCATGAGCGCAGGAGTGTGATTTGTGTGGCCAATGGCGTTTGTGATACAGTTCACAGGACCGGTGTAGCTAGGTACTTGTATCGGTGTTTTGACTATGTATTCAAAAACGAACACGTGGATTTCATCAAAATGTAATGATATACCTGTAGGAGCCCTAACGggacttcataaataaaacgttgTGCGGACTGTATTACATAGGCTTTTAATGccgttaaaattacaaaaccaagAAAACAGGTAAGTGCCCGTGGTCAAGCGCGTCGCGGAGAGAAGTGAAGGGAGCGCGGCCGCGGGCTCGCCAGCCGGGGCAGCCCCCGCCCCGGCCTCCGCAGCACTCCCTTCGGTCGCCATCGCGGTTGCTCGCTGAGGTGCGCCGACATACTCCCCGGGTTGAAGGATGCTCTTCAAAAGTCTTCGATAGGGAGCGGGCAGATGCAGTTGAAGGCACGACGAATGGTGCCCCTCCTCGTCTTCAGCTCAGCCACCCGCGTGACTCCGTCGACGCCGGGATAGGTCTTAGTGACCCGACCCAGGGACCAGAGCAGCGGTGGCGTCGTCTTGTCCTTGATCAGGACTAAGGACCCTGGTTTCAGTTCGCCTCTGGAATTTAACCACTTTGACTTGGCCTGCAGCAGAGAAGTGTACTCATTATGGAAGCGTCCCCAGAAGTGCTGTCTGATGTACTGGATCCTCTTCCAGCGATCCAGGCTCGTGATGTTGGCATCAGTCACCTGAGAGCATGGTACAGATAAGAGTGGTCGTCCAATTAGGAAATGAGATGGTGTGAGTGCTGAATAATCGTTAGGGTCCGAAGAAAGAGGTGTAAGAGGGCGTGAATTCAACACTGCCTCTATGTGAGTGAGACAAGTCGACAGTTCCTCAAAAGTGAAGTGTGTAAGACTAAGCAATCTTTTCAGGTGGTGCTTACAAGATTTAACAGCAGCTTCAGCAAGTGAATTAAAATGAGGGCTGTATGCAGGCGTGAAAATAAATTCGATTCCCTCCTGCGCCATTTCCGATGCAACATTTGATGCGTTAAGAAATTTGGTCATTTCATTAGACGCGCCTACGAAGTTAGTCCCGTTATCGGACGTGATGCTTCGGGGCTTGCCTCGACGCGCCACGAAACGATTTAGAGCGGCCATGTAAGCCTCCGTGGTGAGATCTGTGACGAGCTCCAAATGTACTGCTTTTACTGCCGAACAAACAAAGATGCACATGTAGGCCTTTGTTAGTTTGCAACCACGTCCTTTGCGGTCGGCTATCAATACAGGCCCGGCATAGTCAacataagaatttaaaaaaggaaactCAAAATTTGTTCTAGATGATGGTAGTTGACCCATCACAGGCTGCACATTTTGAGCTTTATGCCTGTAACATTTAAGACATTTACTCACAATAAATCTAGACAAGCTTCTACCACCTAGCGGCCAATAAGATTGTCGAATGTGCGACAGTAACAGCTGTGGACCAGCATGAGCAAACTTTAAATGTtgcatttgaaaaataagtttggtAAGAATGTGCTTACTACATAAAAGAATGGGGTGCCTCACGTTGAAGTCATAGGGGGAGTTATCAAGCCTCCCGCCTACGCGAATAAGTCCGTGATTATCAATGAAAGGCGTCAAAGGAAGTAATCTACTTTTGTggcaattttgtttaatttttaaaagtttatattctTCAGGGAACATTTGTTGCTGTGAGAATTTAATAATTGCATTTAATGAATTTTCTAGttctaacaatgaaagattGCCACACaacttattgtttttgtgttttaaattgtaaataaacctttgtatatatgtaaatattctttgaattttAGTTAGGCTAGAATACTTTAATAGCAAGTTATGAATGAAAGATGAATGAGAGGTTACGTCTGTGTGATGAACATTATGTGAATGATCGttactatttatattaaaatgagtCATTACTTCCGGCAAATCATGCTTCTCAGTGTTTGGCATTGTGGGCCATTCACTTtcattacgtaataaaaaagaAGGTCCGGACCACCACAGAGGTGTTTCCTTAATAATATCGGCCCGGAGACCACGAGAAACAAGATCAGCCGGGTTGTCCTTCGACGGTACGTAGCTCCAGGTATGACCACATGTGCTCTCTTGTATCTCATTTACTCTATTTCTAACAAAAGGTTTTAACTGGTTAGAAGGAGTAGAGAGCCAACCCAAAACTATAGTGGAGTCACACCAGAATCTACACTTGGAAATGGGGATGGTGAGAGATTCCTGAACCCTAGTACACAGCCTTGCACCCAACAACGCTCCACAAAGTTCAAGCCTCGGGATGGTAGTAGGTTTAATGGGCGCAACACGGTTTCGGGAAACTAGAAGTTGTACACCTGTGGCTCCAACACTATTACATGACCGAATGTACACACAAGCGCCGTATGCCTTTTCGGATGCGTCGGTAAAAACATGTACTTCGTGTGCAATGGAGTCTTCATGCAAAACGCAACGAGgaatctttaaataatttaacgcCGTTATTGTGCTCTCAAACAAAGACCAAGCGTCCCTTACCTCGAGCGATACTGCATCATCCCAGTCGTATTTATTCAGCCAAAGACGCTGCATTAGTATTTTTGCCTCGACAACGCACGGACCTACGAGGCCCAGTGGGTCGAAAATCTGACTGATAACAGAGAGGATGTGACGTTTAGTGACTTTATTAGCAGACGTTATATTTATAGTGTAAGTGAGTGAATCAGAGTCACAAACCCAATTAAGCCCTAGGGTTTTAGATTGAGCTGGGTTGAGACCATGCTCAGAAAATTGAAGAGTGttattatcattgttatttactacttctgaattaatttgttttaaaatttctaTGTTATTTGATCGCCATTTTCGTAAATTAAATTTAGCCGATGAAAGAACTGATCTTACTGCTTTTGTTACATCTACAGTGTCAGATATGGTGCTCCCGCCACTTAAATAATCGTCGACGTAGAAGTCGCGCTGTATGGCACACTTTACCCGATTATCCTCAATGTTATCGGCCAAACTTACCAAACATTTGGTGGCTAAATAAGGAGCAGACGCAGTACCGTAGGTCACTGTATTTAATGTGTAAGATCTGAGAGGTTCTGATGGAtcaaaacgaaaaataattttttgaagAGAGCGCTGGTCTGGACTGAGCTGGATACCTCTATACATCTTCTCTACGTCACCTGAGACCACGTACTTGTGCTGACGAAAACGTGTTAAAATGGAAAACAGATCGTCTTGCACTACCGGACCGACCATCTGAATGTCGTTAAGCGACACTCCCGTACTTGTAGGGGCTGATGCGTCGAAGACTACGCGTAGTTTAGTAGTGGTGCTAGAATCCCTAATGACTCCATGATGTGGAATGAAATATTGTGTCTTGGAATTTTCAGGTGAAGGAGTACAGCCCGTGTCTAATGTCATATGACCTAAGCGCTCGTACTCACGCAAGAAATCATTATATTTACTGTGGAAGGAAGGATCATGCTTAAATCGCCGCTCAAGGGAAAGGAAACGATTCCTAGCATTAACATAAGAATGTCCTAGCGAGCTTGGATCTTCCTTAAAAGGCATTTTAACAACAAACGCGCCATCACTATTACGGACGGTGGTTTCTGCAAAATGTTGTTCGCACATTCTCTCTTCAAGAGAGAGCGAATGCTTAGATGAGACTTGGTCAAGCTCCCAAAATTGAGTTAAGTCGGGAGTGACGCTGGAATGATGGCAAAAGTGAGTAGACGCAGAGGAAAGAAAACTAGATTGATGCGAAATACTACCAGATACAAGCCATCCAAATTTAGTTTCGCACAATTTAGGTAGATTTTTTCCTAAGTCTATCGTGTTTGACCCTATGACATTCCAAAATACTTCAGCCCCTACTAGAATGTCGACAGCCGACGGAACGTTAAAGTTCGGGTCTGCCAATGTAAGGCCTGAAGGTATGgataaatgtttaacatttacaAACGAAGATGGTAGGACCTTTGTGATCTCAGGTAGAACGTGGCAATCGATGTCTACAGTAAAGGCACAGCATAAAGACTCTATCGAAAGGTGACAAGACTGTGTACTGGTGGAAACATGATTGTTAATACCCGTTACCTTGGTGCTCATACCGCGTTGTGACAAACCCAGTTGCTCCGCTAAACTCTGCGTGATAAAGTTGGCCGTACTGCCGTTGTCCAGCAGTAGGCGCGCAGTGAACTTCTTACCCGTCGCACTGGTCACGTTCACCAAAGCTGTGGACAGGAAAACATGCGAAGAAGTAGCAAGCTGCATAGAATTAGCTGAAAGCGCAACATCTGAAGTAGTTGGCGATACAGAAAGAAGTGCAGAAGGCAGAGGATTAGAAAGTGGTTTGGGTTCACTAGCTTCTAAATGCAAAAGCGTATTGTGCTTAAGTTTGCAGTATCTGCAATTTGAAAACTTACAGTTATTAGCAGAATGCCCAATACGTAAGCAATTGAGACAAACAGTTAAGTCTTTTGCCTTTTGTATGCGATTTTCTATAGATAAGCTTCTAAAAGATTCACATTTATATAACGTATGTACTTGGGAGCAAAGTggacatttattattgtttttatgagaattattatttgatttatttgagtgtttttgtttagttgaattattactttgtttatttaaattagtgttACTATTCAAGGCCACAATATTACTATCCTGAAAGTTACATTCCACAGATTCCAACCAGTCTGCTTTCCTGTTtagaaaagaacaaaattgagTAGTTGTTGGATAACCTACTATGTTGTTATTCCTGTATTCCTCCCATTCACGACTTGTGATTAAATCTAGCTTTTTGACcatgacaaaaatgatgatgTCATCCCAATGCTGAGTAGGCCTTTTTAAATTTGCTAGTGcccgaatatttttattaataacgtcAACAAGATTTCTAATGGAAACACTAGACTCCTTATTTATTGACCTAACATCAAAGAATAAAGCTTGCAAATGATTGGCCACAAGCAGGTACTCATTGTTGTACCGCTCACACAACAAGTCCCAAGCAATCTTATAATGATCACTactaaattctatatttttaattaaagaggCTGCAGTACCTTGTAAAGAAGCACGCAAGTAATGGAACTTATTTATGTTGCTTATGCTAGCGTTATTGTGAATCAATGACGTAAACGTGTCCCGGAACTCGAGCCAGCATTGGTAGTTCCCGTCAAAGTGAGGCAAATCAATTTTTGGCAAACGAACAAAGCTATTAGAAACATGTGCACCTGAGTCAGCATCTTTGAAGCCCGCCTCAGAACCCGCACCGTTGACCGAAGAACCGAGCAGGCTGCGCGTGAGTGCCACCAGATTGAAGAACTGGCGGTCAAACTCCTCACGCTCCACGAACGCAGTCTCAGCATCATCGGCAAGCATTTCGATTTCTGTCTGCAATTCATCAAATTGGCTATGTAAGGAATCGAACTTATTAAAACGTTCCTGCAGGTCTAATCGTTGCATCTCAGATATATGTGCACTACTTTTAACTAAATTTAGATAGTTGCTGTAAATCGTAAGCTTTGATTTTAATGAACTACGTTTTCTAAGTAAAGTCTTTAAAGCGTCCGCCATTTTGAAGTGcaattaacaaagcaaaaaaCCACACGTGTTTAACTGCAGTAAGGCGATAGGTACCACTAATGAGCTTCTTATAGAAAAAACAGCTGCGCGCAAACAAAAGGGACCGGTTCTAATAACTGAGATCGGTCAAGGTTACGTTAACACCTGTGTGGCGTGAGTGGCGTGCGCGCACAGATGATACTACAAATTATGCAATTATGAAGAAGCGTCGAAATAAACACTACGTTAAAGCACTATTGACAATAAATCACTTGTGAATGGGGAAATGTACTTGCTCAACGAAATAAATGGGAAAAAAACGATTATTCACCAAgaaaaaattggaaaaaaataactaaattggAACGACTCACTCAAATAAGTAGTTTATACTCCCAGTAAATGACTTCAGCTCCTTATAAGGCGAAGCACGCTGCACGGGTACGACTTCTTTGTCTTCGTGATCGGTGGCCACGTTGAAGTTCCACGCGGCATCGGCGATGACCGTTGACCGTTGAAAATGACGATGCAGAATCGACGAATTTTAACGACACGACTGGCGTTAATTTATAGCGAAGGACCAAACTGTAGGAGCCCTAACGggacttcataaataaaacgttgTGCGGACTGTATTACATAGGCTTTTAATGccgttaaaattacaaaaccaagAAAACAGGTAAGTGCCCGTGGTCAAGCGCGTCGCGGAGAAGTGAAGGGAGCGCGGCCGCGGGCTCGCCAGCCGGGGCAGCCCCCGCCCCGGCCTCCGCAGCACTCCCTTCGGTCGCCATCGCGGTTGCTCGCTGAGGTGCGCCGACATACCTATATTCTTAAGCTGATGATTTACAGGTCAGAAACAGGTAAGATCAGAAACCATTGGGCCGATtcgatttttatttctagtgtaaGATTGGCCTATTTATCGAGAAGGCTGCTTTTTATACGGGTGTAGTTGCCCCGAGACGCGGTGAAAATGCTGGCGTAAGCAACTATGTACATGATGGATAAGGACCAAACCAGGCAAAGCTTGATTTAAGGAGATCATACATACACGCAGTTACTCCATGTTAAATACTAGCTGGAAACTAGCCTCATTATCATTTAGCAagaaaaaagctaggcagatattttttaaattatgagtTACGCTCAAAAACCGGCAAAGCTATTTTGTTTCCATACTAATACGACTATTGAGTCTCTTAATAGATATTACATATTACGATATTTTCCTATTGTGTATATTGTGGCAATACAattagcaatattttattatgattgcgTATTGTATTAGTGCCCTGGTGATGCTCGTGCGTCGTTTGATTACAGCTTGGCGTTTAGCCAGGGAGAGGGGTTTGTGTCACGAAGCAGTTGTTAGCAGAAGACTATCTTCGCATAAATATTTAAGGCTGTTGCAAGTACTGTAGGGACGAACGGGCTAATCGGCCACTGGTCAGTATCAAGAAATGTTCCTACTGAGTAAGTAAACAAGCGGAAAGCAAACACTAAAGAATTTTGTAAAATGAATAATTGGTcgtttacaataaatacatcCTTGGATATACATGGGTGTATAAGAAAACATGGTGACTTTAAAGTTTGAAATCGCTTATTTAGGGAATTACTCTAAGGAAGAATAGAGATTAATCAATCCTTGCTGTGTAAACTTGTATATGGATTTTATCAGAGAAACAGCAGtgacaatataaataaacttctaaATTTTACGAAACTAGATATGATTTACTGTTGTTGCGAGTGGGAATTCTGAAGATTATCTGTATAACCCGCTTTGTCTGCGCGCTGCAATAACTCCATTCTGGCTGATAGTTTATGGTCTTTCATATTTATGGTGGTTGTTTCGGATTCATTAACTTAATAGGAATGCAGTTTGAACTTTTTCACAATGAACATTTCACTTACAGCATAAAAGGTTAAAAACCACTTCAAATTACAATCGTTGATAAGAAATCCTAATTTGTAGTTACTTAATTGTTTAGTAAGTTCTTATCTTGAAGTTCcaagtaattttgtaaatagacAGGCACTCGTAAACATTCTGTACTTCAAAAAACCGAGTGGACATTTATGTAACAATCCTATGAGAATTATATTTTCATGCAAATCCATAGGTTCGCAGTATTGACGTGGcattaatataaaaagaaatggTAAATAACCGAAATACAGTAATGTTcttgaatataataaatgcaCAAACGTGACAGTCAGTGGTGCAGCCACAGCGCTGCTTGCAATGCTATTGTTTCGATACACCCGCTTAGACTAGATAACATGTGGACACGGATAAACACAACTTTACTcttgttaattttgtaattttggaaGATCCTCCTTGTATACATGAAACTGTGAAAAAGactggaaaataaatatatatgtaagtTGGCTTCGTGGCTAAGTACAAAGACTACTTATGGAGACAGTTTCGACCTTTGACACATTAGTTACCCAAGTGCGTCAAGTTGTCCCATACAACGCGGATAGACTGCACCAGAGGGATTATGATGTGATGCAAGAACAAAACCACATTATTGACATCAAAATACACATATGGAAAGAGAAATACGAGAGAggagaaaaaaactaaataatctgCTTAGTTCTGGGAAAGCGTAGTTCGCACTAAGAGAGGATTAACGAATGCGGTACAGAAAGTATCATTTTATGATGAGCTAGCTTAGAGTTGTGGTTTTACCTGAGAAATAAGCACTGAAAACAATGGAACATGATTATGTAACTCCAGTGTTTTGTAGtacacataaatatgtattttacgaAATAATAAGCGGTACAGATTACGCGTTCTTCACTTAAATccatagaatattattttttagaattttatcttCAAACAGCAGAGTATGCAAGTAACGCAAACCACGATTCGACCCAAAACTGAGCAAACACAATGgtcaaaagtaataaataagaaaaggGTTATAACTCAAATCCGTTTACATGGTAAGCCCGCGAACAATCGCGGGGAGATTTATATCAAATCTTAAGGAAAAGATCAGGCGGCCTCATCTTTTCGCGTCGCTTCCAGTTGGAACCGGTTGGAACCAGTTATAACTCGCCCTAAAAATGCCACAAGCGGTAAATTATGAGCCCCCTGGGAGGGTCTGTTACGCCACACGACCTCCAAATTGCAGATTTGATTATATACCCCCGTAATATTATGgtgtaatatttattgcaaaaaaagcAGGTCACCGGCTTCCATCGTAGGTAGGTTGAATGTGAAATAcggatgtatttatttacatctacATTACTCTTGTAAGGCGAAAAGTGTTACACtcaatttataaaactattgaaaaaacCCGTTTTGTTTACTAAAGAGCTTAAAAACACCTTTATAAACTTCCAACATACTGGTCACAGTTATCCTATGAGTATTCGTCACAATCTAGTTAAGAATGGTCAATTGGATGAACGAGTATATTTGACCCAcatcatattttattcatatgtcCCACCAAAAGGACATTCTGTAAACGTCACCTCGAATTTGTCATAAAAATAGGCCGCCAAGTCAATACGTATTTTTTAACGAACTGCTGAATAACGAGGGGTTGTGTTTTGTGTTTGTTCATATAGAAAAaatgtggtaaataaaaataaaatacaatttggcGTTAGGAAGATATTAAGTTACTTATTGCTTTGGCTTTTTGTATTAGATTTTGGGGTGCAGTG encodes the following:
- the LOC126055727 gene encoding uncharacterized protein LOC126055727 isoform X1, yielding MADALKTLLRKRSSLKSKLTIYSNYLNLVKSSAHISEMQRLDLQERFNKFDSLHSQFDELQTEIEMLADDAETAFVEREEFDRQFFNLVALTRSLLGSSVNGAGSEAGFKDADSGAHVSNSFVRLPKIDLPHFDGNYQCWLEFRDTFTSLIHNNASISNINKFHYLRASLQGTAASLIKNIEFSSDHYKIAWDLLCERYNNEYLLVANHLQALFFDVRSINKESSVSIRNLVDVINKNIRALANLKRPTQHWDDIIIFVMVKKLDLITSREWEEYRNNNIVGYPTTTQFCSFLNRKADWLESVECNFQDSNIVALNSNTNLNKQSNNSTKQKHSNKSNNNSHKNNNKCPLCSQVHTLYKCESFRSLSIENRIQKAKDLTVCLNCLRIGHSANNCKFSNCRYCKLKHNTLLHLEASEPKPLSNPLPSALLSVSPTTSDVALSANSMQLATSSHVFLSTALVNVTSATGKKFTARLLLDNGSTANFITQSLAEQLGLSQRGMSTKVTDANITSLDRWKRIQYIRQHFWGRFHNEYTSLLQAKSKWLNSRGELKPGSLVLIKDKTTPPLLWSLGRVTKTYPGVDGVTRVAELKTRRGTIRRAFNCICPLPIEDF
- the LOC126055727 gene encoding uncharacterized protein LOC126055727 isoform X2 — translated: MLADDAETAFVEREEFDRQFFNLVALTRSLLGSSVNGAGSEAGFKDADSGAHVSNSFVRLPKIDLPHFDGNYQCWLEFRDTFTSLIHNNASISNINKFHYLRASLQGTAASLIKNIEFSSDHYKIAWDLLCERYNNEYLLVANHLQALFFDVRSINKESSVSIRNLVDVINKNIRALANLKRPTQHWDDIIIFVMVKKLDLITSREWEEYRNNNIVGYPTTTQFCSFLNRKADWLESVECNFQDSNIVALNSNTNLNKQSNNSTKQKHSNKSNNNSHKNNNKCPLCSQVHTLYKCESFRSLSIENRIQKAKDLTVCLNCLRIGHSANNCKFSNCRYCKLKHNTLLHLEASEPKPLSNPLPSALLSVSPTTSDVALSANSMQLATSSHVFLSTALVNVTSATGKKFTARLLLDNGSTANFITQSLAEQLGLSQRGMSTKVTDANITSLDRWKRIQYIRQHFWGRFHNEYTSLLQAKSKWLNSRGELKPGSLVLIKDKTTPPLLWSLGRVTKTYPGVDGVTRVAELKTRRGTIRRAFNCICPLPIEDF